A single genomic interval of Oreochromis aureus strain Israel breed Guangdong linkage group 12, ZZ_aureus, whole genome shotgun sequence harbors:
- the fkbp15b gene encoding FK506-binding protein 15 isoform X2, with amino-acid sequence MFVGDDEDGDFLSPTGGAKLASLFGLDQETSQGNESFQYTAPKQPRKSSNQAPSNQKPVPQPGAPAVLFATAVQAFRYINGQYMKQGKLGAAVLGNHTTKEYKLLLYLSQQKQVTSAKINVGFAFTVQQNNYCTFYDDQRQNWSLMFESEKLSSDFCKEVCLAKVNSAATLDVVVLQDLSLGEGQSVENGDSVEVVYTGWLLENHTFGQMFDSNQNKDKLLRLKIGAGKVIRGWEEGMLGMKKVGRRLIVIPPDLAYGSKGVPNRVPANSTLIFEAELRRVKFSKESGSDQASAGSRDSAAPSPALSIENLVPEPSAQAPSSGSGRPGEPPLRAKSNSLSEQLANPDATKAKLISRMAKMGQPMLPFLTGAASQPESSDSELEDTSGSRAKDHPVVSSPVPITTAPAAAAHVHPHPHAAPTSALLPVMSTVTAQPGLPTSSHVFQTPLAPSPLQPVGQVYPAPAVPYMGSGDVTSFLMTEARQHNTEIRLAVGKVGDKVDQLASKIDDLHRQGGLSTGLSTVSMETSMILHNIQRIVQENECLKKEVFEKSSRIEEQNRKIGDLINQNQRYMEQSHLMLEQRNDSLKSSSEQNQARLLQAEQDKVRLTEDLASAAARVSQLQLEASAHQQKAAELQGKLSTALQDSESCCQRIAALEAQLEELKEEAERVQTQYRSEKQRRKETELKVNTMEEELQDLKTDKESLERVLSERKKKWQAERQRRDEEVEELRKSSQQELDNLRTQLRKARTSSDNAASEQLSQLQAELEQEWKSKCSQMLASAKEQHSRELAELTEQREGLQDKLTQLQEKYSALEQQGVTVRQKLQRRVAELESKLEEQEHSGDTAAEVKRVMNGVFHSLRGEFDLTESYTGQAVLGVIVTTIKNVTLQLLSAKGGSATRPIAKDEETEEEEEKEELENVKQQEEEPHHNVHINGETEVRKEEKEEEYVADSDSHQVRETRKDQEEAAEETVSELNTTTKAEHSESTDIHPVSMTELESEEMTITAAPAAECEVQEEEGQQPASESSAEDKDTSKSMDPDERSPEDGQDAVSETNAAVTSEACVDSLEEDGQHVGEINAASQKAFGPPSNPPPPPSALQNTSGEDTSLTGRIDEENGEEPFFQNTTPANPPAAPSEEEEEEEMSLKGRPPPAPLFGDDEDDDDLDWLN; translated from the exons ggCCAAGCTGGCTTCCCTGTTTGGATTAGACCAGGAAACCAGTCAGGGGAATGAGTCATTCCAGTACACAGCCCCCAAACAGCCTAGAAAGAGCTCCAACCAAG CTCCATCCAATCAGAAGCCAGTTCCACAACCTGGAGCTCCAGCAGTATTATTTGCAACAGCAGTCCAAGCCTTCAGATA TATTAATGGACAGTACatgaagcagggaaagctgggAGCTGCTGTGCTGGGCAACCATACAACAAAAGAG TACAAGCTGCTTCTGTACTTAAGCCAGCAGAAACAAGTAACCTCTGCCAAGATTAATGTGGGCTTTGCTTTCACG GTACAGCAAAACAATTATTGCACTTTTTATGATGACCAGAGGCAGAACTGGTCCCTTATGTTTGAGTCAGAGAAATTATCTTCAGACTTCTGCAAAGAG GTATGTTTAGCAAAAGTGAACAGCGCTGCAACTTTAGATGTGGTGGTACTCCAGGATCTGAGTCTTGGTGAGGGCCAGTCAGTGGAGAATGGAGACTCTGTGGAGGTGGTGTACACAGGCTGGCTTTTGGAGAACCACACTTTTGGACAG ATGTTTGACTCCaaccaaaacaaagacaagcTGCTGCGACTGAAGATTGGAGCTGGGAAAGTGATCAGA GGCTGGGAGGAAGGGATGCTGGGGATGAAGAAGGTAGGCCGTCGTCTCATTGTCATCCCACCCGATTTAGCTTACGGATCTAAGGGTGTCCCTAACCGTGTCCCGGCTAACAGCACTCTTATCTTTGAAGCGGAGCTTCGACGG GTGAAGTTCTCAAAGGAAAGTGGCTCTGATCAGGCGAGTGCTGGCTCCAGAGACTCTGCTGCTCCTTCCCCAGCCCTCAGTATTGAAAATCTGGTCCCAGAGCCCTCAGCACAGGCACCCTCTTCAGGTTCAGGAAGACCAGG GGAGCCACCACTTCGTGCAAAGTCAAACTCTCTGAGTGAGCAGCTGGCT AATCCAGATGCCACTAAAGCCAAACTGATTTCTCGGATGGCAAAAATGGGCCAGCCCATGCTGCCTTTTCTAACAGGAGCGGCCAGCCAGCCTGAATCCAGTGACTCTGAGCTTGAG GACACCAGTGGCAGCAGAGCAAAGGATCATCCCGTAGTTTCATCTCCAGTGCCGATCACCACTgctcctgcagctgctgcacatG tacatcctcatcctcatGCTGCTCCAACCTCCGCCTTACTTCCTGTTATGAGCACTGTTACCGCACAGCCTGGACTGCCAACCAGCAGCCATGTGTTCCAG ACTCCTCTGGCTCCATCTCCACTGCAGCCTGTGGGCCAGGTCTACCCTGCACCAGCTGTCCCATACATGG GCTCTGGGGATGTGACTTCCTTCTTGATGACTGAGGCCAGACAGCATAACACAGAGATTCGCTTAGCTGTCGGAAAAGTAGGAGATAAAGTGGATCAGCTGGCTTCAAAG ATCGATGATCTTCATAGGCAGGGGGGCCTTTCCACAGGTTTGTCTACTGTGTCGATGGAAACCTCCATGATCTTGCACAATATCCAAAGAATTGTTCAG gaaaatgagtgtttaaaaaaagaagtgtttGAGAAAAGTTCTCGCATTGAGGAGCAAAACCGTAAGATCGGAGATCTCATCAACCAGAACCAGAG gtaTATGGAGCAGAGTCACCTGATGCTGGAACAGAGGAATGACTCCCTCAAGTCATCCAGTGAACAGAACCAGGCGAGACTGCTGCAGGCTGAGCAGGACAAG GTTCGTCTAACAGAGGACCTGGCTTCAGCGGCAGCGCGGGTGTCTCAGCTACAGCTTGAAGCTTCAGCTCACCAGCAGAAGGCCGCAGAGCTGCAGGGTAAACTGAGCACAGCACTGCAGGACAGTGAGAGCTGCTGCCAACGCATCGCTGCCCTGGAAGCACAGCTGGAAG AGCTGAAGGAGGAGGCAGAGAGGGTTCAGACTCAGTACCGCTCAGAGAAACAAAGACGCAAAGAGACAGAGCTGAAAGTGAACACCATGGAAGAGGAGCTGCAGGACCTGAAGACTGACAAGGAGAGCCTAGAACGA GTGCtttcagaaagaaagaagaaatggcAGGCGGAGCGTCAGCGTCGGgatgaggaggtggaggagctcCGCAAGAGCAGCCAGCAGGAGCTAGACAACCTCCGAACTCAACTTCGCAAGGCCAGGACTAGCAGTGACAATGCTGCATCGGAACAG CTGTCTCAGCTGCAGGCAGAGCTTGAGCAGGAATGGAAGAGCAAGTGTTCCCAGATGTTGGCTTCAGCTAAAGAGCAGCACAGCAGAGAGCTGGCTGAACtaacagagcagagagagggtcTGCAGGACAAGTTAACCCAGCTGCAGGAAAAG TACTCAGCCTTGGAGCAGCAGGGAGTGACTGTAAGACAGAAGTTGCAAAGACGAGTGGCAGAACTGGAGAGCAAACTGGAAGAGCAGGAGCATTCCGGAGACACTGCAGCAGAG gtGAAGCGTGTGATGAACGGAGTGTTCCACTCACTGCGAGGGGAGTTTGATCTCACTGAATCGTACACCGGCCAGGCTGTGCTGGGGGTGATTGTCACTACCATTAAG aaTGTAACTCTGCAGCTCCTTAGTGCCAAAGGCGGGTCTGCAACAAGACCAATTGCAAAAGATGAGGaaacagaggaggaagaggagaaagaggagcTTGAAAATGTGAAACAACAGGAAGAAGAACCTCATCATAATGTGCACATAAATGGAGAGACAGAGGTCAGaaaggaagagaaggaggaggaataTGTGGCTGATTCAGATTCTCATCAAGTCAGGGAGACTCGGAAGGATCAGGAAGAAGCAGCCGAGGAGACGGTGAGCGAGTTAAACACAACAACTAAGGCAGAACATTCAGAAAGCACAGATATCCATCCAGTTTCAATGACTGAACTCGAATCTGAAGAGATGACAATAACGGCAGCACCAGCAGCAGAGTGCGAGgtacaggaggaggaggggcagCAACCTGCTTCTGAAAGCTCTGCAGAAGATAAAGACACCAGCAAGTCTATGGATCCAGATGAGCGTTCACCTGAGGATGGGCAAGATGCTGTATCAGAAACAAATGCTGCAGTGACCAGCGAGGCATGCGTGGACAGCTTGGAAGAGGATGGACAGCATGTAGGAGAAATAAATGCTGCTTCTCAGAAAGCCTTTGGACCCCCATCCAACCCACCTCCACCACCGAGTGCACTTCAGAACACCTCGGGAGAGGACACAAG TCTGACTGGGAGAATTGATGAGGAAAATGGAGAGGAGCCATTTTTCCAGAACACAACTCCTGCCAATCCCCCCGCAGCACCCagcgaggaggaagaggaagaggagatg AGCCTAAAGGGGCGTCCACCACCTGCTCCTCTGTTTggtgatgatgaggatgatgatgatctgGACTGGTTGAACTGA
- the fkbp15b gene encoding FK506-binding protein 15 isoform X3: protein MFESEKLSSDFCKEVCLAKVNSAATLDVVVLQDLSLGEGQSVENGDSVEVVYTGWLLENHTFGQMFDSNQNKDKLLRLKIGAGKVIRGWEEGMLGMKKVGRRLIVIPPDLAYGSKGVPNRVPANSTLIFEAELRRVKFSKESGSDQASAGSRDSAAPSPALSIENLVPEPSAQAPSSGSGRPGEPPLRAKSNSLSEQLANPDATKAKLISRMAKMGQPMLPFLTGAASQPESSDSELEDTSGSRAKDHPVVSSPVPITTAPAAAAHVHPHPHAAPTSALLPVMSTVTAQPGLPTSSHVFQTPLAPSPLQPVGQVYPAPAVPYMGSGDVTSFLMTEARQHNTEIRLAVGKVGDKVDQLASKIDDLHRQGGLSTGLSTVSMETSMILHNIQRIVQENECLKKEVFEKSSRIEEQNRKIGDLINQNQRYMEQSHLMLEQRNDSLKSSSEQNQARLLQAEQDKVRLTEDLASAAARVSQLQLEASAHQQKAAELQGKLSTALQDSESCCQRIAALEAQLEELKEEAERVQTQYRSEKQRRKETELKVNTMEEELQDLKTDKESLERVLSERKKKWQAERQRRDEEVEELRKSSQQELDNLRTQLRKARTSSDNAASEQLSQLQAELEQEWKSKCSQMLASAKEQHSRELAELTEQREGLQDKLTQLQEKFTALKQLRDSEEHSLLQQHKQNEELHALQEKYSALEQQGVTVRQKLQRRVAELESKLEEQEHSGDTAAEVKRVMNGVFHSLRGEFDLTESYTGQAVLGVIVTTIKNVTLQLLSAKGGSATRPIAKDEETEEEEEKEELENVKQQEEEPHHNVHINGETEVRKEEKEEEYVADSDSHQVRETRKDQEEAAEETVSELNTTTKAEHSESTDIHPVSMTELESEEMTITAAPAAECEVQEEEGQQPASESSAEDKDTSKSMDPDERSPEDGQDAVSETNAAVTSEACVDSLEEDGQHVGEINAASQKAFGPPSNPPPPPSALQNTSGEDTSLTGRIDEENGEEPFFQNTTPANPPAAPSEEEEEEEMSLKGRPPPAPLFGDDEDDDDLDWLN from the exons ATGTTTGAGTCAGAGAAATTATCTTCAGACTTCTGCAAAGAG GTATGTTTAGCAAAAGTGAACAGCGCTGCAACTTTAGATGTGGTGGTACTCCAGGATCTGAGTCTTGGTGAGGGCCAGTCAGTGGAGAATGGAGACTCTGTGGAGGTGGTGTACACAGGCTGGCTTTTGGAGAACCACACTTTTGGACAG ATGTTTGACTCCaaccaaaacaaagacaagcTGCTGCGACTGAAGATTGGAGCTGGGAAAGTGATCAGA GGCTGGGAGGAAGGGATGCTGGGGATGAAGAAGGTAGGCCGTCGTCTCATTGTCATCCCACCCGATTTAGCTTACGGATCTAAGGGTGTCCCTAACCGTGTCCCGGCTAACAGCACTCTTATCTTTGAAGCGGAGCTTCGACGG GTGAAGTTCTCAAAGGAAAGTGGCTCTGATCAGGCGAGTGCTGGCTCCAGAGACTCTGCTGCTCCTTCCCCAGCCCTCAGTATTGAAAATCTGGTCCCAGAGCCCTCAGCACAGGCACCCTCTTCAGGTTCAGGAAGACCAGG GGAGCCACCACTTCGTGCAAAGTCAAACTCTCTGAGTGAGCAGCTGGCT AATCCAGATGCCACTAAAGCCAAACTGATTTCTCGGATGGCAAAAATGGGCCAGCCCATGCTGCCTTTTCTAACAGGAGCGGCCAGCCAGCCTGAATCCAGTGACTCTGAGCTTGAG GACACCAGTGGCAGCAGAGCAAAGGATCATCCCGTAGTTTCATCTCCAGTGCCGATCACCACTgctcctgcagctgctgcacatG tacatcctcatcctcatGCTGCTCCAACCTCCGCCTTACTTCCTGTTATGAGCACTGTTACCGCACAGCCTGGACTGCCAACCAGCAGCCATGTGTTCCAG ACTCCTCTGGCTCCATCTCCACTGCAGCCTGTGGGCCAGGTCTACCCTGCACCAGCTGTCCCATACATGG GCTCTGGGGATGTGACTTCCTTCTTGATGACTGAGGCCAGACAGCATAACACAGAGATTCGCTTAGCTGTCGGAAAAGTAGGAGATAAAGTGGATCAGCTGGCTTCAAAG ATCGATGATCTTCATAGGCAGGGGGGCCTTTCCACAGGTTTGTCTACTGTGTCGATGGAAACCTCCATGATCTTGCACAATATCCAAAGAATTGTTCAG gaaaatgagtgtttaaaaaaagaagtgtttGAGAAAAGTTCTCGCATTGAGGAGCAAAACCGTAAGATCGGAGATCTCATCAACCAGAACCAGAG gtaTATGGAGCAGAGTCACCTGATGCTGGAACAGAGGAATGACTCCCTCAAGTCATCCAGTGAACAGAACCAGGCGAGACTGCTGCAGGCTGAGCAGGACAAG GTTCGTCTAACAGAGGACCTGGCTTCAGCGGCAGCGCGGGTGTCTCAGCTACAGCTTGAAGCTTCAGCTCACCAGCAGAAGGCCGCAGAGCTGCAGGGTAAACTGAGCACAGCACTGCAGGACAGTGAGAGCTGCTGCCAACGCATCGCTGCCCTGGAAGCACAGCTGGAAG AGCTGAAGGAGGAGGCAGAGAGGGTTCAGACTCAGTACCGCTCAGAGAAACAAAGACGCAAAGAGACAGAGCTGAAAGTGAACACCATGGAAGAGGAGCTGCAGGACCTGAAGACTGACAAGGAGAGCCTAGAACGA GTGCtttcagaaagaaagaagaaatggcAGGCGGAGCGTCAGCGTCGGgatgaggaggtggaggagctcCGCAAGAGCAGCCAGCAGGAGCTAGACAACCTCCGAACTCAACTTCGCAAGGCCAGGACTAGCAGTGACAATGCTGCATCGGAACAG CTGTCTCAGCTGCAGGCAGAGCTTGAGCAGGAATGGAAGAGCAAGTGTTCCCAGATGTTGGCTTCAGCTAAAGAGCAGCACAGCAGAGAGCTGGCTGAACtaacagagcagagagagggtcTGCAGGACAAGTTAACCCAGCTGCAGGAAAAG TTTACAGCTCTGAAGCAACTGAGAGACTCAGAAGAACATAGTCTGCTGCAGCAACACAAGCAGAATGAGGAGTTGCACGCCCTTCAGGAAAAA TACTCAGCCTTGGAGCAGCAGGGAGTGACTGTAAGACAGAAGTTGCAAAGACGAGTGGCAGAACTGGAGAGCAAACTGGAAGAGCAGGAGCATTCCGGAGACACTGCAGCAGAG gtGAAGCGTGTGATGAACGGAGTGTTCCACTCACTGCGAGGGGAGTTTGATCTCACTGAATCGTACACCGGCCAGGCTGTGCTGGGGGTGATTGTCACTACCATTAAG aaTGTAACTCTGCAGCTCCTTAGTGCCAAAGGCGGGTCTGCAACAAGACCAATTGCAAAAGATGAGGaaacagaggaggaagaggagaaagaggagcTTGAAAATGTGAAACAACAGGAAGAAGAACCTCATCATAATGTGCACATAAATGGAGAGACAGAGGTCAGaaaggaagagaaggaggaggaataTGTGGCTGATTCAGATTCTCATCAAGTCAGGGAGACTCGGAAGGATCAGGAAGAAGCAGCCGAGGAGACGGTGAGCGAGTTAAACACAACAACTAAGGCAGAACATTCAGAAAGCACAGATATCCATCCAGTTTCAATGACTGAACTCGAATCTGAAGAGATGACAATAACGGCAGCACCAGCAGCAGAGTGCGAGgtacaggaggaggaggggcagCAACCTGCTTCTGAAAGCTCTGCAGAAGATAAAGACACCAGCAAGTCTATGGATCCAGATGAGCGTTCACCTGAGGATGGGCAAGATGCTGTATCAGAAACAAATGCTGCAGTGACCAGCGAGGCATGCGTGGACAGCTTGGAAGAGGATGGACAGCATGTAGGAGAAATAAATGCTGCTTCTCAGAAAGCCTTTGGACCCCCATCCAACCCACCTCCACCACCGAGTGCACTTCAGAACACCTCGGGAGAGGACACAAG TCTGACTGGGAGAATTGATGAGGAAAATGGAGAGGAGCCATTTTTCCAGAACACAACTCCTGCCAATCCCCCCGCAGCACCCagcgaggaggaagaggaagaggagatg AGCCTAAAGGGGCGTCCACCACCTGCTCCTCTGTTTggtgatgatgaggatgatgatgatctgGACTGGTTGAACTGA
- the fkbp15b gene encoding FK506-binding protein 15 isoform X1 translates to MFVGDDEDGDFLSPTGGAKLASLFGLDQETSQGNESFQYTAPKQPRKSSNQAPSNQKPVPQPGAPAVLFATAVQAFRYINGQYMKQGKLGAAVLGNHTTKEYKLLLYLSQQKQVTSAKINVGFAFTVQQNNYCTFYDDQRQNWSLMFESEKLSSDFCKEVCLAKVNSAATLDVVVLQDLSLGEGQSVENGDSVEVVYTGWLLENHTFGQMFDSNQNKDKLLRLKIGAGKVIRGWEEGMLGMKKVGRRLIVIPPDLAYGSKGVPNRVPANSTLIFEAELRRVKFSKESGSDQASAGSRDSAAPSPALSIENLVPEPSAQAPSSGSGRPGEPPLRAKSNSLSEQLANPDATKAKLISRMAKMGQPMLPFLTGAASQPESSDSELEDTSGSRAKDHPVVSSPVPITTAPAAAAHVHPHPHAAPTSALLPVMSTVTAQPGLPTSSHVFQTPLAPSPLQPVGQVYPAPAVPYMGSGDVTSFLMTEARQHNTEIRLAVGKVGDKVDQLASKIDDLHRQGGLSTGLSTVSMETSMILHNIQRIVQENECLKKEVFEKSSRIEEQNRKIGDLINQNQRYMEQSHLMLEQRNDSLKSSSEQNQARLLQAEQDKVRLTEDLASAAARVSQLQLEASAHQQKAAELQGKLSTALQDSESCCQRIAALEAQLEELKEEAERVQTQYRSEKQRRKETELKVNTMEEELQDLKTDKESLERVLSERKKKWQAERQRRDEEVEELRKSSQQELDNLRTQLRKARTSSDNAASEQLSQLQAELEQEWKSKCSQMLASAKEQHSRELAELTEQREGLQDKLTQLQEKFTALKQLRDSEEHSLLQQHKQNEELHALQEKYSALEQQGVTVRQKLQRRVAELESKLEEQEHSGDTAAEVKRVMNGVFHSLRGEFDLTESYTGQAVLGVIVTTIKNVTLQLLSAKGGSATRPIAKDEETEEEEEKEELENVKQQEEEPHHNVHINGETEVRKEEKEEEYVADSDSHQVRETRKDQEEAAEETVSELNTTTKAEHSESTDIHPVSMTELESEEMTITAAPAAECEVQEEEGQQPASESSAEDKDTSKSMDPDERSPEDGQDAVSETNAAVTSEACVDSLEEDGQHVGEINAASQKAFGPPSNPPPPPSALQNTSGEDTSLTGRIDEENGEEPFFQNTTPANPPAAPSEEEEEEEMSLKGRPPPAPLFGDDEDDDDLDWLN, encoded by the exons ggCCAAGCTGGCTTCCCTGTTTGGATTAGACCAGGAAACCAGTCAGGGGAATGAGTCATTCCAGTACACAGCCCCCAAACAGCCTAGAAAGAGCTCCAACCAAG CTCCATCCAATCAGAAGCCAGTTCCACAACCTGGAGCTCCAGCAGTATTATTTGCAACAGCAGTCCAAGCCTTCAGATA TATTAATGGACAGTACatgaagcagggaaagctgggAGCTGCTGTGCTGGGCAACCATACAACAAAAGAG TACAAGCTGCTTCTGTACTTAAGCCAGCAGAAACAAGTAACCTCTGCCAAGATTAATGTGGGCTTTGCTTTCACG GTACAGCAAAACAATTATTGCACTTTTTATGATGACCAGAGGCAGAACTGGTCCCTTATGTTTGAGTCAGAGAAATTATCTTCAGACTTCTGCAAAGAG GTATGTTTAGCAAAAGTGAACAGCGCTGCAACTTTAGATGTGGTGGTACTCCAGGATCTGAGTCTTGGTGAGGGCCAGTCAGTGGAGAATGGAGACTCTGTGGAGGTGGTGTACACAGGCTGGCTTTTGGAGAACCACACTTTTGGACAG ATGTTTGACTCCaaccaaaacaaagacaagcTGCTGCGACTGAAGATTGGAGCTGGGAAAGTGATCAGA GGCTGGGAGGAAGGGATGCTGGGGATGAAGAAGGTAGGCCGTCGTCTCATTGTCATCCCACCCGATTTAGCTTACGGATCTAAGGGTGTCCCTAACCGTGTCCCGGCTAACAGCACTCTTATCTTTGAAGCGGAGCTTCGACGG GTGAAGTTCTCAAAGGAAAGTGGCTCTGATCAGGCGAGTGCTGGCTCCAGAGACTCTGCTGCTCCTTCCCCAGCCCTCAGTATTGAAAATCTGGTCCCAGAGCCCTCAGCACAGGCACCCTCTTCAGGTTCAGGAAGACCAGG GGAGCCACCACTTCGTGCAAAGTCAAACTCTCTGAGTGAGCAGCTGGCT AATCCAGATGCCACTAAAGCCAAACTGATTTCTCGGATGGCAAAAATGGGCCAGCCCATGCTGCCTTTTCTAACAGGAGCGGCCAGCCAGCCTGAATCCAGTGACTCTGAGCTTGAG GACACCAGTGGCAGCAGAGCAAAGGATCATCCCGTAGTTTCATCTCCAGTGCCGATCACCACTgctcctgcagctgctgcacatG tacatcctcatcctcatGCTGCTCCAACCTCCGCCTTACTTCCTGTTATGAGCACTGTTACCGCACAGCCTGGACTGCCAACCAGCAGCCATGTGTTCCAG ACTCCTCTGGCTCCATCTCCACTGCAGCCTGTGGGCCAGGTCTACCCTGCACCAGCTGTCCCATACATGG GCTCTGGGGATGTGACTTCCTTCTTGATGACTGAGGCCAGACAGCATAACACAGAGATTCGCTTAGCTGTCGGAAAAGTAGGAGATAAAGTGGATCAGCTGGCTTCAAAG ATCGATGATCTTCATAGGCAGGGGGGCCTTTCCACAGGTTTGTCTACTGTGTCGATGGAAACCTCCATGATCTTGCACAATATCCAAAGAATTGTTCAG gaaaatgagtgtttaaaaaaagaagtgtttGAGAAAAGTTCTCGCATTGAGGAGCAAAACCGTAAGATCGGAGATCTCATCAACCAGAACCAGAG gtaTATGGAGCAGAGTCACCTGATGCTGGAACAGAGGAATGACTCCCTCAAGTCATCCAGTGAACAGAACCAGGCGAGACTGCTGCAGGCTGAGCAGGACAAG GTTCGTCTAACAGAGGACCTGGCTTCAGCGGCAGCGCGGGTGTCTCAGCTACAGCTTGAAGCTTCAGCTCACCAGCAGAAGGCCGCAGAGCTGCAGGGTAAACTGAGCACAGCACTGCAGGACAGTGAGAGCTGCTGCCAACGCATCGCTGCCCTGGAAGCACAGCTGGAAG AGCTGAAGGAGGAGGCAGAGAGGGTTCAGACTCAGTACCGCTCAGAGAAACAAAGACGCAAAGAGACAGAGCTGAAAGTGAACACCATGGAAGAGGAGCTGCAGGACCTGAAGACTGACAAGGAGAGCCTAGAACGA GTGCtttcagaaagaaagaagaaatggcAGGCGGAGCGTCAGCGTCGGgatgaggaggtggaggagctcCGCAAGAGCAGCCAGCAGGAGCTAGACAACCTCCGAACTCAACTTCGCAAGGCCAGGACTAGCAGTGACAATGCTGCATCGGAACAG CTGTCTCAGCTGCAGGCAGAGCTTGAGCAGGAATGGAAGAGCAAGTGTTCCCAGATGTTGGCTTCAGCTAAAGAGCAGCACAGCAGAGAGCTGGCTGAACtaacagagcagagagagggtcTGCAGGACAAGTTAACCCAGCTGCAGGAAAAG TTTACAGCTCTGAAGCAACTGAGAGACTCAGAAGAACATAGTCTGCTGCAGCAACACAAGCAGAATGAGGAGTTGCACGCCCTTCAGGAAAAA TACTCAGCCTTGGAGCAGCAGGGAGTGACTGTAAGACAGAAGTTGCAAAGACGAGTGGCAGAACTGGAGAGCAAACTGGAAGAGCAGGAGCATTCCGGAGACACTGCAGCAGAG gtGAAGCGTGTGATGAACGGAGTGTTCCACTCACTGCGAGGGGAGTTTGATCTCACTGAATCGTACACCGGCCAGGCTGTGCTGGGGGTGATTGTCACTACCATTAAG aaTGTAACTCTGCAGCTCCTTAGTGCCAAAGGCGGGTCTGCAACAAGACCAATTGCAAAAGATGAGGaaacagaggaggaagaggagaaagaggagcTTGAAAATGTGAAACAACAGGAAGAAGAACCTCATCATAATGTGCACATAAATGGAGAGACAGAGGTCAGaaaggaagagaaggaggaggaataTGTGGCTGATTCAGATTCTCATCAAGTCAGGGAGACTCGGAAGGATCAGGAAGAAGCAGCCGAGGAGACGGTGAGCGAGTTAAACACAACAACTAAGGCAGAACATTCAGAAAGCACAGATATCCATCCAGTTTCAATGACTGAACTCGAATCTGAAGAGATGACAATAACGGCAGCACCAGCAGCAGAGTGCGAGgtacaggaggaggaggggcagCAACCTGCTTCTGAAAGCTCTGCAGAAGATAAAGACACCAGCAAGTCTATGGATCCAGATGAGCGTTCACCTGAGGATGGGCAAGATGCTGTATCAGAAACAAATGCTGCAGTGACCAGCGAGGCATGCGTGGACAGCTTGGAAGAGGATGGACAGCATGTAGGAGAAATAAATGCTGCTTCTCAGAAAGCCTTTGGACCCCCATCCAACCCACCTCCACCACCGAGTGCACTTCAGAACACCTCGGGAGAGGACACAAG TCTGACTGGGAGAATTGATGAGGAAAATGGAGAGGAGCCATTTTTCCAGAACACAACTCCTGCCAATCCCCCCGCAGCACCCagcgaggaggaagaggaagaggagatg AGCCTAAAGGGGCGTCCACCACCTGCTCCTCTGTTTggtgatgatgaggatgatgatgatctgGACTGGTTGAACTGA